One stretch of Oncorhynchus clarkii lewisi isolate Uvic-CL-2024 chromosome 1, UVic_Ocla_1.0, whole genome shotgun sequence DNA includes these proteins:
- the LOC139410918 gene encoding tight junction-associated protein 1 encodes MTSATPARKPYRKAPPQHRESRNNLPSFLEDLSGSTPPALANTAGPNPPDPCQDSLSDADRIKILQQQNEELRRRLSHTTHKMEAMETEFETSRHYMQGEMGRTRDDLEKMRDKFRRLQNSYTASQRANQDLEEKLHSLLRKVERDKKTTDQEIVELTNKLLDAKNTIDKLEELNERYRQDCNLAVQLLKCNKSHFRNHKFADLPYELQDMVNKHMKASLPDKSSQGAQGQDSDTMSLTPADVVPTSVIARVLEKPEPLVLNSAQSSSSAGRPQAEDVFVHVDMTGPQAEAGRGGRENGGPRHSSRVPAQSNQAQELLQQNGMCRSQSSLSADGQPGEEGGGAFEKLNPYPAPPPPHPLYPGRKVIEFSSDDKVKIPKNSPLPNCTYATRQAISLSLVQNDEENERQRTVPNSPAVSDGGWRSGASSSSGGGGQRDPCRTPTQLDTADPISSQSSPFSSPPQPPSAFASSGSSEEDLLANWQRMFVEKMAPSSEGTLVNRTSFSSETVKDLERTRTCKPGGGGSHRGALRGAYSDGEEGSSTRSWTASRESSLDTDTSSMADLRNRRGHYGADFSTEESEQLLMALDNDQDDASGDTVSTAITVETSLAEAKRNEFVEETGSVGSSAEERDILPQDFPVIVPRVLAGLEDYTENTPPLPSNSSTSGRPLKSPKRMGVHHLHRKDSLTRAQEHGNLLD; translated from the exons ATGACGAGCGCTACCCCGGCCAGGAAGCCGTACCGCAAGGCTCCGCCTCAGCACCGCGAGTCGCGCAACAACTTGCCCTCGTTCCTAGAGGACCTTAGTGGGAGCACGCCGCCTGCGCTTGCCAACACCGCTGGCCCCAACCCTCCTGACCCCTGCCAG GACTCCTTATCAGATGCAGACAGGATCAA gaTCCTGCAGCAGCAGAATGAAGAGCTTCGCCGGCGGCTCTCCCACACCACCCACAAGATGGAGGCCATGGAGACGGAGTTTGAGACCAGCCGCCACTACATGCAGGGGGAGATGGGTCGCACGCGCGACGACCTGGAGAAGATGAGAGACAAGTTCCGCAG ACTGCAGAACAGCTACACCGCCTCCCAGAGGGCCAACCAGGACCTGGAGGAGAAGCTTCATTCCCTG CTCCGTAAGGTGGAGAGGGACAAGAAGACCACGGACCAGGAGATAGTGGAGCTCACCAACAAACTCCTGGACGCCAAGAACACCATCGACAAGCTGGAGGAGTTGAAC GAGCGCTATCGGCAAGATTGCAATTTGGCCGTGCAGCTTTTGAAGTGCAATAAGTCCCATTTCAGGAACCACAAGTTTGCAGAT CTGCCCTATGAGCTGCAGGACATGGTGAACAAGCACATGAAGGCCAGTCTGCCGGATAAGAGTTCCCAGGGGGCCCAGGGCCAGGACTCCGACACCATGAGCCTGACGCCTGCCGACGTGGTGCCCACCTCCGTCATCGCCCGTGTACTGGAGAAGCCTGAGCCTCTGGTGCTCAACTCTGCCCAGTCCAGCAGCAGCGCAGGCCGACCCCAGGCAGAGGACGTGTTTGTGCATGTGGACATGACGGGGCCCCAGGCCGAGGCAGGAAGAGGGGGTCGAGAGAATGGGGGTCCCCGCCACAGCAGCAGAGTCCCAGCCCAAAGCAACCAGGCACAAGAGCTCCTCCAGCAGAACGGAATGTGTCGGAGCCAGAGCAGCCTGTCAGCAGACGGCCAGCCaggagaggagggtggtgggGCCTTTGAGAAGCTCAACCCCTACCCAGCCCCCCCTccgccccatcccctctaccccgGCCGCAAGGTGATCGAGTTCTCCTCAGACGACAAGGTGAAAATCCCCAAGAACAGCCCCCTGCCCAACTGCACCTACGCAACGCGCCAGGCCATCTCCCTCAGCCTGGTGCAAAATGACGAGGAGAACGAGCGCCAGCGCACTGTGCCCAACAGCCCCGCTGTGTCGGACGGGGGCTGGCGCTCTGGGGCTTCCTCCTCCTCAGGGGGAGGGGGGCAGCGTGACCCCTGCCGCACACCTACTCAGCTGGACACAGCAGACCCCATTTCCAGTCAGTCCAGCCCCTTCAGCAGCCCCCCTCAGCCCCCCAGCGCCTTCGCCAGCTCAGGCAGCTCTGAGGAGGACCTGCTGGCCAACTGGCAGCGCATGTTTGTGGAGAAGATGGCACCATCCTCTGAGGGCACCCTGGTCAACCGCACCTCCTTCAGCAGCGAGACAGTCAAGGACCTGGAGAGGACCCGGACCTGCAAGCCAGGGGGCGGGGGATCCCACAGGGGGGCACTACGGGGAGCCTACTCGGACGGGGAGGAGGGGTCCTCCACTCGCAGCTGGACAGCTAGCCGAGAGTCCAGCCTGGACACTGACACCAGCAGCATGGCTGACCTCCGCAACAGGAGGGGACATTACGGAGCAGACTTCTCCACAGAGGAGAGCGAGCAGCTGCTGATGGCCCTGGACAACGACCAAGACGACGCCAGTGGCGACACCGTGTCAACGGCCATCACTGTGGAGACCAGCCTGGCGGAGGCCAAGAGGAATGAGTTTGTGGAGGAGACGGGGTCTGtaggcagctctgcagaggagagagacatccTGCCCCAGGACTTCCCTGTCATAGTACCCAGGGTCCTGGCAGGGCTAGAGGACTACACAGAgaacacccctcccctcccctccaactCCTCCACTTCCGGCCGACCCCTGAAGAGCCCAAAGAGGATGGGAGTCCACCACTTGCACCGCAAAGACAGCCTGACTCGGGCACAGGAGCATGGTAACCTGCTGGACTGA